A single region of the Salicibibacter cibi genome encodes:
- the hemH gene encoding ferrochelatase: MAKKEIGLLVMAYGTPRNLDEVEAYYTDIRHGRPPTQEALDDLIDRYKAIGGISPLARITDEQMRALEEMLNEQSTDKSFKAYLGLKHIDPFIEDAVAKMKEDGIEEAVSIVLAPHYSTFSVKSYNGRALEKSEEIGGPTIHAVESWYMEPKFLQFWSEQLKQLFQRVNREKSVVIFSAHSLPEKILTDNDPYVDQLKETSSLIAEAAGVKNYEIGWQSEGNTADKWLGPDVQDLTRTLYEKHGYGTFIYCPVGFVADHLEVLYDNDIECKIVTDDLGVNYERPPMPNTDPMFIGGLKDAIIKRLKLDQA, translated from the coding sequence AAGAAAGAAATAGGGTTATTAGTGATGGCGTATGGCACACCAAGAAACCTTGATGAAGTGGAAGCATACTATACGGATATTCGCCACGGTCGGCCTCCCACGCAAGAAGCGTTGGACGATCTAATCGATCGATACAAGGCTATCGGGGGCATTTCGCCCCTCGCGCGCATTACGGACGAACAAATGCGGGCATTAGAAGAGATGCTAAACGAACAATCAACCGACAAATCGTTCAAAGCTTACCTTGGCCTCAAGCATATCGACCCTTTTATCGAAGATGCCGTTGCGAAAATGAAAGAAGACGGCATCGAAGAAGCGGTCTCGATTGTTTTGGCGCCCCATTACTCCACATTCAGTGTTAAATCTTATAATGGACGTGCACTCGAGAAGTCTGAAGAGATTGGCGGCCCGACGATCCATGCCGTTGAGAGCTGGTACATGGAGCCGAAGTTTTTACAGTTTTGGAGCGAGCAACTTAAACAGTTGTTCCAGCGCGTCAATCGGGAAAAATCCGTTGTCATTTTTTCGGCACACAGCTTACCGGAAAAAATCCTCACCGATAATGATCCTTACGTCGATCAACTGAAGGAAACTTCGAGCTTAATTGCTGAAGCTGCAGGCGTGAAAAATTATGAAATAGGTTGGCAGAGCGAAGGAAATACCGCCGACAAGTGGCTCGGGCCCGACGTTCAGGATTTAACGCGCACGCTTTATGAGAAACACGGCTATGGCACGTTTATCTATTGCCCCGTAGGGTTTGTGGCGGATCATTTGGAAGTGCTGTATGATAACGATATCGAGTGCAAAATCGTTACCGACGACCTAGGTGTTAACTACGAGCGCCCTCCGATGCCGAATACGGATCCCATGTTTATCGGGGGCTTAAAGGACGCCATCATTAAACGCTTAAAGCTGGATCAAGCATGA